The genomic interval GTGTATCCAGCCCCTTCTGCTGCACGTCGAAACGGCCGAAGTAGAGCAAGAAGTCGCTCTCGGCGCGGCGGATCGAGAACAGCTGCTGGGGGACGCCGTTCGGGATCACCTCCAGGTATGCGCCGGCGGGAGCGTGCGGGCGCACCTGCTCGATCGTGAAGCGCGAGACGCCGCTCACCCACCTCGCGCGCGAGAGTTGCCGCCTTTCGAAGGCGCGGACCGCGGGGCCGAGCACACGTCCCCAGCGCTGCTCCGCGGTCGGCCCCATCAGCATGTGAACGATCAGGCCGACGGGGCGACCCGTGGGCACCGACACCGGCGTGTACACCGAAAAGTCCGAGATGGCCGCGTCGAAATCCGCGGTGCGGAGCAGACGGCTCGCCGCGCGCGCGAACGTCAGCCGGCTCCAGGCGTAAGGCTTCGGCGCACCAAGACGGACGTAGCGCACACCGTCCACCACCGCGTCGCGCGCGCCGGGGAACCGTCCCGTCGCCACCGTCACGTCCACGTCCTCCGCCAGCCGGCGGTAGACCTCGTGCACGCGCACGGCGCCGCCCCCGGCGAGCCACGGGTTCGGCAGGGAGTCGTAGATGCAGTGCAGGACGCGGAGCTTCACGGCCCGCGGCGGGCGATGAAGAAGTTGGACCCCAGCGCCACGTCCCACAGCGCGCGCATCGGCGCCGAGTCCGTCACCCAGCGCCGGCGCGCGACCCACGCGGCCACCTTGCTCTTGAGGCCGGACGACATCTCCGCCGGGCGGGAGATGCGCTCGCGCATGTAGGCGATCCAAAGCTCGCGAGGGGAGACGAGCACGCGGAAGCCGCGGCGCGCCAGCATCTTCAGAACCGCGCGGCGAGTGGGGATCACGCCCACGCCGTAGTTGCCCGCGCCGCCTCCGCGCACCCTCTCGAAGTACCACACCTGCACGGGCCGCGGCATCAGCACCAGCCCGGCCATGCGGTAGTGCGGGTCGTTTACGATGCTCGCCAGCGCGAACGGCTTGGGCGTCACGAGGTAGAGCACGCCGCCGGGGCGGAGCACGCGGCGGATCTCGTCCATCGTCCGCTCCCGGCCCTGCACGTGCTCCAGCACGTTGTCCAGCACTACGAGGTCGAACGAGCCGTCGTCGAACGGAAGCGTCTCGCCAAAGCCCTGGCGGACGTCGATCTCCACGCCGTGCTCCCGCGCCCGCACCCGCCCGCGCTCCACGCTACGCTCGTACGGCTCGATCCCGCTGGCCTTTGCCCCCGCCTCCGCGAAGGCGACGAGCACTCCGGCATCACCGCAGCCGACGTCGAGGACGGCAGCGCCGCGCGGGTCGAAGTCCGGCACGTAGCGCCGCAGCGTCGCGAGGATGAAGCCGCCGCGCGGGTACTCGCTGACGTAGTGGCTCTTCCACTTGTCGAAGTTCTCCGACTGCCACCAGTTGGCGCGGTCGGCCTCCAGCAGCGCCAGGTAGCCGGGCTCGACGGACGAGGAGTCGTGCCAGGCGGTCGCGGGGGATGGCGAAACAGGATCGAGCTCGGACGGGATGGGGGGCCTCCTTCGGTTGAAGTCGCAGTGACGTGCGCTCAATTCTATGCGCCCGGGCACGCCTGCGGGAGGCCAGAGGTAAAACGAAGCGGCCTCCCCCGCGTGGGGAGGCCGCCGCGGGCGTGGCCGCCGGCGCGTCAGGGGCGCCAGGCCGGATCGTAGAACGATGGGCCCAGCCAGCTGAGCGGGGCCGTCTTTCCGGTGGAAACCTCCACGATGTCGATCATTCCGGTGCTCGCATTTCGCGCGGCGATGAACCGGTCGTTGGGCGCCCAGGTGATGCCCAGTTCATAGCCCGCGCGGGTCACGGTGCGGATTCCCGTCCCGTTCGAGGCCATCACGCGGATGGGTCCGTACGCGTTGTTTCCGGCATAGATATAGCCGATGGTGTCGCCGTGCGACCACTCGGGCGAGTGGCCGGGCACGTCCAGGGCCGAGAAGCTTCCGGTTGCCATGTTCAGCACCCGCATCACCGTGTTGCGGCTGCCGAGCGCCTCGCGGAAATACGCCACGCGCGTGCCGTCGGGAGAGGGTGACGGGTGCGCCTGGATGATCCCGTCGTTCTGGAAGGCCGGAACCAGCTGCAGAGCGCTCCCGTCGGGGTGGATGCGATACGGCGCACCCTTGAAGTCCTGGTCGTAGCCGCCGAAGTACACCCACTGCCCGTCCGCGGAGGGGTGGCCCCACAGCTCCGCGAGCAGCGTGTCGGCCCGGACGAGACGAGCCGAGTTGCCGCCGAAGTCCGCGAGATACGCGTGCGTCAGCCCCACGCTGTACATGAACTTCTGCCCGTCGGCGAACCAGCGCGGCGAGCGCGCCTGCGGCTGCGCGACCAGCCGGGTTGCGGCGCCGCCCGCGATGGGCGGAATAGATCCCGTCGCTGCGGCCCAGCAGGAGGGTGCCGGCCGGAACTGCGGTGACCCCGATCGAGTCCTCGAACGCGCCGCTGGTGGCGTAGACGGTACCCGCGCCGAACACCGGTGCCGTGACGACGCCGCCGGAGAGCGTGAGCCCGCCCGTAGCCGCCAGCGTCGCCGTCTTCGCCAACGCGTTGCCGCCGCGGTCCCGTACGGTGGCCGTCACGGAGATGCTGCCCCCGATCACGAGCATGGTGTCGCGCGGCGAGAGAGCGACGGAGGCCGGGGCTCCCGGAGTGACGGTGTACGAAGCCTGCGAGCTCGGACCGATAGTCGGGGCGCTGACCCGCAGCGTGGCTGCACCGGAATGGGTGCCGAACTTCACGCGGAAGGCGGCGCGTCCGCTCGCGTCCGTGGTCGCAACGGCGGTCGGCTGATAAGCGGCGCTTCCGAGCGGCGCCGCCAGCAGCGAGGTTGCGGAGCCAGGGGCCGTTTCGGCGGTGACGTTCAGCCCGGCCCGCAGGTGGCCGGTGCCGTCATGCACCTCCACCACCAGCG from Longimicrobiaceae bacterium carries:
- a CDS encoding glycosyltransferase family 4 protein, encoding MKLRVLHCIYDSLPNPWLAGGGAVRVHEVYRRLAEDVDVTVATGRFPGARDAVVDGVRYVRLGAPKPYAWSRLTFARAASRLLRTADFDAAISDFSVYTPVSVPTGRPVGLIVHMLMGPTAEQRWGRVLGPAVRAFERRQLSRARWVSGVSRFTIEQVRPHAPAGAYLEVIPNGVPQQLFSIRRAESDFLLYFGRFDVQQKGLDTLLSAVALLAMERPSVRLRMVGRGKDAGRLPAMIRELGIENNVDVQPGLPQAEAFRLFAGALALLMPSRFEGLPIVAIEGMAAGVPVVASAVGALPEVLCAPRAGRVVPPDDPRALADAIDALLGDGDTRATISAEARRVARKYSWDAVAAQHLRFLQRIAADARGVMPFPPCSRP
- a CDS encoding class I SAM-dependent methyltransferase translates to MSARHCDFNRRRPPIPSELDPVSPSPATAWHDSSSVEPGYLALLEADRANWWQSENFDKWKSHYVSEYPRGGFILATLRRYVPDFDPRGAAVLDVGCGDAGVLVAFAEAGAKASGIEPYERSVERGRVRAREHGVEIDVRQGFGETLPFDDGSFDLVVLDNVLEHVQGRERTMDEIRRVLRPGGVLYLVTPKPFALASIVNDPHYRMAGLVLMPRPVQVWYFERVRGGGAGNYGVGVIPTRRAVLKMLARRGFRVLVSPRELWIAYMRERISRPAEMSSGLKSKVAAWVARRRWVTDSAPMRALWDVALGSNFFIARRGP